In Hevea brasiliensis isolate MT/VB/25A 57/8 chromosome 13, ASM3005281v1, whole genome shotgun sequence, a single genomic region encodes these proteins:
- the LOC110657095 gene encoding 1-deoxy-D-xylulose 5-phosphate reductoisomerase, chloroplastic, with product MALNLLSPAEIKAISFLDSTKSSHLTKLPGGFSLKRKDFGAAFGKKVQCSAQPPPPAWPGRAFPDLGRKTWDGPKPISVVGSTGSIGTQTLDIVAENPDKFRVVALAAGSNVTLLADQVKTFKPQLVAVRNESLVHELREALADVEEKPEIIPGEQGVVEVARHPDAVSVVTGIVGCAGLKPTVAAIEAGKDICLANKETLIAGGPFVLPLAHKYNVKILPADSEHSAIFQCIQGLPDGALRRIILTASGGAFRDWPVDKLKEVKVADALKHPNWNMGKKITVDSATLFNKGLEVIEAHYLFGAEYDNIEIVIHPQSIIHSMVETQDSSVLAQLGWPDMRLPILYTMSWPDRIYCSEITWPRLDLCKLGSLTFKAPDNVKYPSMDLAYAAGRAGGTMTGVLSAANEKAVEMFINEKIGYLDIFKIVELTCDKHRSELVASPSLEEIIHYDLWARDYAASLQPTSGLSPVLA from the exons ATGGCGCTCAATTTGCTTTCCCCTGCTGAAATCAAGGCTATCTCCTTCTTAGATTCCACCAAGTCCAGCCACCTTACGAAGCTTCCAG GTGGTTTCAGTTTAAAGAGGAAGGATTTTGGGGCAGCATTTGGGAAGAAAGTGCAGTGTTCGGCCCAGCCTCCTCCACCAGCCTGGCCAGGAAGAGCTTTTCCAGATTTAGGCCGTAAGACTTGGGATGGCCCAAAGCCTATTTCAGTCGTTGGATCCACTGGCTCCATTGGGACTCAG ACATTGGACATCGTGGCAGAGAATCCAGATAAATTCAGAGTTGTGGCACTCGCAGCTGGTTCAAATGTTACTCTTCTTGCAGATCAG GTGAAGACTTTCAAACCTCAACTTGTTGCTGTTAGAAATGAGTCATTAGTTCATGAACTCAGAGAAGCTTTGGCTGATGTTGAAGAAAAACCTGAGATTATTCCTGGGGAGCAAGGAGTTGTTGAG GTTGCTCGCCATCCAGATGCTGTCAGTGTAGTTACAGGAATAGTAGGTTGTGCAGGCTTAAAG CCTACAGTGGCTGCAATAGAAGCTGGAAAAGACATATGCTTGGCCAATAAAGAGACATTAATTGCTGGAGGGCCCTTTGTCCTTCCTCTTGCTCACAAATATAATGTGAAAATTCTCCCGGCTGATTCAGAACATTCTGCTATATTTCAG TGTATTCAAGGCCTGCCAGATGGTGCACTGCGGCGTATTATTTTAACTGCTTCAGGTGGAGCTTTCAG GGATTGGCCTGTTGATAAATTGAAAGAAGTTaaagtagctgatgctttaaagcATCCTAACTGGAATATGGGGAAAAAGATTACAGTGGACTCCGCTACCCTTTTCAATAAG GGTTTAGAAGTCATTGAAGCCCATTATTTGTTTGGAGCTGAGTATGATAATATTGAGATAGTAATTCATCCACAATCTATAATACATTCAATGGTTGAAACACAG GATTCATCTGTTCTTGCACAGTTGGGGTGGCCCGATATGCGTTTACCAATTCTATATACTATGTCATGGCCTGACAGAATATACTGCTCTGAAATAACCTGGCCTCGCCTTGACCTTTGCAA GCTTGGGTCTCTAACATTTAAAGCTCCTGACAATGTAAAGTACCCTTCTATGGATCTTGCCTATGCTGCTGGACGGGCTGGAGGGACCATGACTGGAGTGCTTAGTGCTGCGAATGAGAAAGCTGTAGAGATGTTCATCAATGAAAA GATCGGCTACCTTGATATTTTCAAGATTGTGGAGCTAACGTGTGATAAACATAGGTCAGAACTGGTGGCGTCGCCCTCTCTCGAGGAAATTATACATTATGACTTGTGGGCACGAGACTATGCTGCTAGTTTGCAACCCACTTCTGGTCTAAGCCCTGTTCTTGCATGA